GATACACGTCAGTCGCCGACCGACGAGCGTTCCGTCCGCGAGCGAGGCTCCGAGATGAGGGCACTCTCCCTGCAGGGCGCGAATCGACTCCCCAAAGTTCACCAGCACGATCGGGACTCCCTCCACGTCCGCCCCGACGATCTCCCCCGGCGGGACCTTCGATGCGGGGATCCCCGTATCCTTCCACACCACGGGGCTTGCACCGATCCTTTGGCTAATGGGCCGTGTGGCGCCCTCGATAGGCGATGGCGCGCGGCCGCTCCTCGTCATCCAGCGCGCCCTCTTCCTCGGGGATGGGCTCGGGTCGCGGCATCGAGCTCCAGATCCCTCGGATCCTCTCCCAGAGCTCGTCGAGACCCTCGCCGGTGGCCGAAGAGACTTGGAGGCGCTTGCTCCCCGGACGTCGGAACAGGTCGGCCTTCGTCTCGACCTCGAGGATCGGGCGGCCCGGCAGTTCCCGCTTCCAGCGCGTGAGGAGCTCTTCCTGTTCCTCGAGCGGCGGATCGGCCGCGGGGGTCGGATCGAGCACGAAGAGAACGACGCTGGCGGCCCGCTCGACGGCGGTCCGGGCCTCCGCCTCGGCCGGGTTCGCTCGGTGGGAGCGGCCGAGGACTCCCGGGGTATCGAGCA
This window of the Thermoplasmata archaeon genome carries:
- a CDS encoding Rieske 2Fe-2S domain-containing protein, with protein sequence MVWKDTGIPASKVPPGEIVGADVEGVPIVLVNFGESIRALQGECPHLGASLADGTLVGRRLTCILHEAAFDAGTGAVQADPFGIEPPAGGVPAALTYRVRVDDDRVWVDLP